A section of the Apostichopus japonicus isolate 1M-3 chromosome 1, ASM3797524v1, whole genome shotgun sequence genome encodes:
- the LOC139969420 gene encoding uncharacterized protein, with product MSRNPLKCINCSMFRPGRAWDEHDLCPKCRSCTRRDPCLVCIKFTPAQWQDIDLWLEGLRSKLQGRLDSIPSAIGAPEVPGITGDREEEGVVEREVEESGQERAEGEKEVEREERERERIPLTAPATSGSVTARGKGRSKGKAPARKRPPKQRHSSAGLETPSQSGPQLNRPTERGPLAVGGSGPKERATEGTRRRSRSRSREPDREPERRVQTEIPARESRERESSRRPRRERSGSHTRSPRRRERKRYSPISDESSDSSDDGYRRSKRRRRSPRRRQEEEPAWLSKLTGLLRPLLEQRTSTVADVAPGPTSPVSTMAPQPAPDPDALDCRASVNLSGLEDEGEPIDPDPLDYDPMEDSFGHNYEPEEAPVTGGALPQELITRAADIFRRHLGFEEPETQPQKAGRVSKLTATGEASYKPKTTIPVDATCYDRFEAIANKTKWTAFPARADRAVRVPDEAWKDLFRCPTIPQEAKERLKAEQGASSTHVFKTPDQRKLEELLVEVRA from the coding sequence atgtcacgcaatccattgaagtgcatcaactgctctatgtttcgcccaggcagagcctgggacgaacacgacctttgtccaaaatgcagatcctgcactcgacgagacccctgcctggtgtgtattaagtttacaccagctcagtggcaggacatcgacctgtggcttgagggcttacgtagcaagctccagggaaggctggactcgatcccgagcgcaatcggggcgccggaggttccaggaataacgggagatagagaggaggagggagtagtagagagagaggtggaggagagtggccaggagagggccgaaggagagaaagaggtagagagagaggaaagagaaagagaaagaattcccctaacggccccggctacgtccggatcagttacggccagagggaagggcaggagcaaaggcaaggctcctgccaggaaaagacctccaaagcagaggcacagctcggccgggctggagactccgtctcagtccgggccgcagctaaacagacccacagagcgCGGCCCCCTGGCCGTGGGAGGCTCGGGTCCTAAAGAGAGAGCAACCGAGGGGACGCggagacggagccggtcccgttccagggagccggacagggagccggagaggcgggttcagacggagatcccggcccgagaaagtagggagagagagtcctcccgccgacccagaagggagagatcggggtcgcatacaagatccccaagacgtagagagaggaagagatactctccaatctccgacgagtcctcggactcttccgacgatggatacagaagatccaagagaaggcgccggtccccgagacggcgtcaggaagaggaaccagcttggctttccaaactcaccggcctgctacggcccctgctggagcaaaggacgtccacggtagccgacgtggcaccgggccctaccagccccgtatcgaccatggccccgcaaccggccccggacccggacgctctggattgcagagcgtcggtgaaTCTTTCCGGCTTGGAGGACGAAGGGGAGCCCATAGATCCAGATCCTCTCGACTACGATCCTATGGAGGACAGCTTTGGTCACAATTACGAACCGGAGGAAGCACCCGTGACAGGAGGAGCCCTCCCACAGGAGCTAATAACACGGGCGGCAGACATATTCAGACgacacctggggttcgaggaacccgagacgcaaccgcagaaggcgggccgggtatcaaaattgacggcgaccggcgaagcgtcatataagcccaaaactaccataccagtagacgcaacctgttatgacagatttgaggccATTGCCAACAAGACCAAGTGGACGGCCTTCCCGGCCAGGGCAGATAGAGCGGTCAGGGTACCTGACGAGGCATGGAAGGATCTATTTAGATGCCCAACCATCCCCCAGGAGGCCAAGGAGAGATTAAAAGCCGAACAAGGGGCCTCATCCACACACGTGTTCAAGACCCCGGACCAGAGGAAGCTAGAAGAGCTTTTGGTAGAGGTTCGGGCATGA